One Ignavibacteria bacterium genomic window carries:
- a CDS encoding sugar transferase, whose product MIWKSTSRSGIVRIIDYFTIFITFYIAYFFWSLLDQRIGENLIGNIELFSLEAGAISILIPFIGVYIFKYFGAYSYQRFTSIKSEFKIIIKSVLLIDLLFIFFMSLARMGNVSRTYLLIFSITLLIFICIQKFLMFIIANKIRAKGKDIKEVLVIGSESLTVKFLRTAKNNPNFGLHIKGILTDKKLASDSILDYPILGEIKDFRHFLTQFKIDDVIVTLSLNEFSKIEEIIEICEVEGVQIRIISNFLGKVAKKLRADEVFEMQIISITMTHDNELQHLLKRTIDIIGASIAIILFSPFMLLAFIGIYLSNGKPILYNWNVIGYNKKPFKSWKFRTMYNGADNIKEELMKQNEMSGPVFKIKNDPRIFPFGRFLRKWSIDELPQLFSVLKGDMSLVGPRPVFYQELVNYQSWQRRKLSVKPGLTCLWQVNGRNDISDFNEWVKLDLFYIDNWNVWLDIKILLKTIPSVLLGKGAS is encoded by the coding sequence ATGATTTGGAAATCTACAAGCAGAAGCGGTATAGTAAGGATAATTGATTATTTTACAATCTTTATTACTTTCTATATTGCATATTTTTTCTGGAGTTTGCTTGACCAAAGAATCGGCGAAAACCTTATTGGTAACATCGAGCTTTTTAGTCTTGAAGCGGGTGCAATTTCAATTTTAATTCCATTCATAGGCGTTTATATTTTTAAATATTTCGGTGCGTATTCATACCAGCGGTTCACTTCCATAAAATCCGAATTCAAAATCATTATCAAATCAGTTCTGCTCATTGACTTGCTGTTTATATTCTTTATGTCCCTTGCGCGTATGGGAAACGTTTCGCGGACGTATCTTTTAATTTTCTCAATCACACTGTTAATATTTATTTGCATTCAGAAATTTTTAATGTTTATCATTGCAAATAAAATCAGAGCAAAAGGTAAGGACATAAAAGAAGTTCTTGTAATAGGTTCGGAAAGTTTGACTGTAAAATTTTTACGAACAGCAAAGAACAATCCGAATTTTGGTCTGCATATTAAAGGCATACTAACAGATAAAAAACTTGCAAGTGACAGCATACTTGATTATCCGATATTAGGAGAAATAAAAGATTTCAGACACTTTCTTACTCAGTTTAAAATTGATGACGTAATTGTAACGTTGTCATTAAATGAATTCAGTAAAATTGAGGAAATCATCGAAATTTGCGAAGTCGAAGGGGTTCAGATAAGAATAATTTCTAACTTCCTTGGCAAAGTTGCCAAAAAACTTCGTGCAGATGAAGTATTTGAGATGCAGATTATCAGCATAACAATGACACATGATAACGAGCTTCAGCATCTTTTGAAACGAACAATTGATATCATTGGTGCAAGTATTGCAATAATTCTTTTTTCACCTTTTATGCTTCTTGCTTTCATCGGAATTTATCTTTCCAACGGCAAACCGATTTTATATAACTGGAATGTAATAGGTTACAATAAAAAACCTTTCAAAAGCTGGAAATTCAGGACAATGTATAACGGCGCAGATAACATAAAAGAAGAGTTGATGAAACAAAATGAAATGTCGGGACCTGTTTTTAAAATTAAAAATGACCCGCGCATTTTTCCGTTCGGAAGATTTTTAAGAAAATGGAGTATCGATGAGCTTCCTCAATTATTCAGTGTACTAAAAGGCGATATGAGCTTGGTTGGTCCGCGGCCTGTTTTTTATCAGGAACTTGTGAACTATCAAAGCTGGCAGAGAAGAAAATTAAGCGTAAAACCCGGACTCACATGTTTGTGGCAGGTAAACGGCAGAAATGATATTTCGGATTTCAATGAGTGGGTAAAACTTGATTTATTTTATATAGATAACTGGAACGTGTGGCTGGATATAAAAATTCTTTTGAAAACTATTCCATCGGTTTTGCTGGGTAAGGGAGCAAGTTAA
- a CDS encoding DUF1972 domain-containing protein: MKKIAFIGTKGFNFGEDAFGGFETVITELAPRLIKKDYDVTVYCRKKLYKTKTYPDKIDGVNLKFLGSIETKNFGTLSNSFAAVLSAIKNKTDVVFFFNIGLGIYIPLLKLFGIKIVTNLDGIEWERSKWSKLAKMMFKTGAYFNVKMADVLIADAEAIRKIYLDKFKRDSVVISYGAELYDDIPFSLLEKYGVEQNNYYLLATRFIPENYPKHVIKEFIKSNTGKQLIVLGKNYYGSEYENSIKDISDPRVRFLGHIANRKELLAFYRHSYCYIHGHSMGGTNPTMLEAMGNSCSIIALDTVFNREMLQDENYGLYFNLKTGNLTEKINFIDKNPELVKEMKSKTTERIKNYYNWDLIEKKYFEMLTNLNVK; this comes from the coding sequence TTGAAAAAGATAGCTTTCATAGGGACAAAAGGTTTTAATTTTGGTGAAGATGCCTTTGGCGGATTTGAAACCGTAATTACCGAACTTGCGCCAAGATTAATTAAGAAAGATTATGATGTTACTGTTTATTGCAGAAAAAAGCTTTATAAAACAAAAACCTATCCTGATAAAATCGATGGTGTTAATTTGAAGTTTTTGGGAAGTATCGAAACAAAAAACTTCGGTACACTTTCAAATTCATTCGCCGCAGTGCTAAGCGCAATTAAAAACAAAACCGATGTCGTATTTTTTTTTAATATTGGTCTTGGAATATATATTCCTTTATTAAAATTATTCGGAATTAAAATTGTTACTAATCTCGATGGTATAGAGTGGGAACGAAGTAAATGGAGCAAGCTTGCAAAAATGATGTTTAAGACAGGAGCTTACTTCAACGTAAAAATGGCAGATGTTCTGATAGCAGATGCTGAAGCGATACGCAAAATTTATCTCGATAAATTTAAGCGTGACAGTGTTGTAATTTCATACGGTGCGGAATTATATGACGATATTCCTTTTAGTTTGCTTGAAAAATACGGAGTTGAACAAAATAATTATTATTTACTCGCCACAAGATTCATTCCAGAAAATTATCCGAAACATGTAATCAAAGAATTCATAAAATCAAATACCGGTAAACAGCTCATAGTTCTTGGAAAAAATTATTATGGCTCTGAATATGAGAACAGTATCAAAGATATTTCAGACCCGCGGGTCAGGTTTTTAGGGCATATAGCAAATAGAAAAGAACTCCTTGCTTTTTACAGGCATTCATATTGTTATATTCATGGTCATTCAATGGGAGGCACAAATCCGACAATGCTGGAGGCAATGGGAAACTCGTGCTCAATAATTGCATTGGATACGGTTTTCAACAGGGAAATGCTTCAGGACGAAAATTACGGTCTTTATTTTAATTTAAAAACTGGAAATCTAACTGAAAAAATTAATTTTATTGATAAAAATCCTGAACTTGTTAAAGAAATGAAATCAAAAACTACCGAAAGAATTAAGAATTATTATAATTGGGATTTGATTGAAAAAAAGTATTTCGAGATGTTAACCAATTTGAACGTTAAATAA
- a CDS encoding FkbM family methyltransferase has translation MTKDRLQVVKYYLDGKKNNTSFFELLNFFFASSYGSKAAKKIKNISENDGFYEVYFQGFDKPLFFPVSFDLKMLNQVVVETFYPENWHYYTIPETKVSADDVIADCGASEGIFTFVNLGKFKKAYLIEPLPKFVSALKKTFAGSDNVDVINCALSDKPGESFISEDGICANLDTGSGTKTKIETLDQLFYDKNIKITYIKADLEGYDYATLLGAKNLITKNAPKIAITTYHKYEHAEQIKKYLLSLNSNYKIKTKGIYQETGSPVMLHAWV, from the coding sequence ATGACCAAAGACAGATTACAAGTTGTAAAATATTATTTGGATGGCAAAAAAAATAATACATCTTTTTTTGAACTCCTTAATTTTTTCTTCGCTTCATCTTATGGAAGTAAAGCGGCAAAGAAAATTAAAAACATTTCCGAAAACGATGGATTCTATGAAGTTTATTTTCAGGGATTTGACAAACCTTTATTTTTTCCGGTCTCTTTTGATCTAAAAATGCTTAATCAGGTTGTGGTTGAAACATTTTATCCGGAAAACTGGCATTATTATACAATCCCCGAAACAAAAGTTAGTGCCGATGATGTCATTGCAGATTGCGGAGCATCTGAAGGAATTTTCACCTTTGTTAATTTAGGAAAATTTAAAAAAGCATACCTGATAGAGCCGCTTCCGAAATTTGTAAGCGCATTGAAAAAAACTTTTGCCGGTTCTGATAATGTTGATGTAATAAATTGTGCATTATCGGATAAACCGGGAGAATCATTCATTTCAGAAGATGGAATTTGCGCAAACCTTGATACCGGTTCGGGAACTAAAACCAAAATTGAAACACTTGACCAGTTGTTTTACGATAAAAATATAAAAATTACATATATAAAAGCAGATTTAGAAGGTTATGATTACGCAACATTATTAGGTGCAAAGAATTTAATAACAAAAAATGCTCCGAAGATTGCTATTACAACCTATCATAAATACGAGCACGCCGAACAGATAAAAAAATATTTATTGTCGCTTAATTCTAATTATAAAATAAAAACAAAAGGCATTTATCAGGAAACCGGCAGTCCTGTTATGCTCCATGCATGGGTTTGA
- a CDS encoding glycosyltransferase has product MKVLIINQFTRGIGGVDKIVNSQVQSFEKNKIDYKLFSFLNKEFDDMNAFQKAIFLKNYFAKKLFVNQLEEICDSFKPDIVHFHNLYPFMHSSVLNFFKTKNIKKVYHLHNFYPFCLNSYFYDNQKICFDCYDKKSFNPGVDKKCYNESYSQSLFVSKNRASVFDWIENKFNIDKYIAVSNFVKTKYVELGFSKNILEVIYNPVESTEEKIDQSVGDYVLFMGSIIKAKGIFDYVSIAKNLKNIKFIIAGDGKDLPEVLKLIQNESNIEYVGEVDGESKKRLLTNAKLIIAPSLCYETFGLIVIEANCFGKPVLASRRGGLEELVTENKNGFLYEPLEINSLMERVQNLYEKLPDNYDKQYCYKFSRKFSPDIFYNNLMNMYNQILNN; this is encoded by the coding sequence ATGAAAGTATTAATAATTAATCAGTTTACGAGGGGCATTGGCGGTGTCGATAAAATTGTGAATAGTCAGGTTCAAAGCTTTGAAAAAAACAAAATAGACTACAAGTTATTTTCGTTCCTTAATAAAGAGTTTGATGACATGAATGCTTTTCAAAAAGCAATTTTTTTGAAAAATTATTTTGCAAAGAAATTATTTGTGAACCAGCTTGAAGAAATTTGTGATTCATTCAAGCCGGATATTGTGCATTTCCATAACTTGTATCCTTTTATGCATTCCTCGGTACTGAATTTTTTCAAAACAAAAAATATTAAAAAAGTTTATCACCTCCACAATTTTTATCCATTCTGTCTGAACTCATATTTTTATGACAATCAAAAAATATGTTTCGACTGTTACGACAAAAAATCATTTAACCCCGGCGTGGATAAAAAATGTTATAACGAATCATATTCACAATCTTTATTTGTCTCAAAAAACAGAGCATCGGTTTTTGATTGGATTGAAAATAAATTTAATATAGACAAGTATATAGCTGTCAGTAATTTTGTTAAAACAAAATATGTCGAATTAGGTTTTTCTAAAAACATTTTAGAGGTAATTTACAACCCGGTAGAGTCAACGGAAGAAAAGATAGACCAATCTGTAGGTGACTATGTTTTGTTTATGGGTAGCATAATAAAAGCAAAAGGAATTTTTGATTATGTCAGTATTGCTAAAAATTTAAAAAATATTAAGTTCATTATTGCAGGTGATGGAAAAGACCTTCCGGAAGTATTGAAATTAATTCAAAATGAATCTAATATTGAATATGTTGGTGAAGTTGACGGGGAATCTAAAAAAAGGCTTCTGACAAATGCAAAATTAATTATAGCTCCGTCTTTATGCTACGAAACATTCGGACTCATTGTTATTGAGGCAAATTGCTTCGGAAAACCTGTATTGGCTTCAAGAAGAGGCGGCTTGGAAGAGCTTGTTACCGAAAATAAAAACGGGTTCCTGTATGAACCTCTCGAGATTAATTCATTGATGGAAAGAGTTCAGAATTTATATGAAAAACTTCCGGATAATTATGACAAGCAATACTGCTATAAATTTTCAAGAAAATTTTCACCGGATATTTTTTATAATAATTTGATGAATATGTATAATCAGATACTTAATAATTAA
- a CDS encoding glycosyltransferase family 4 protein, translating into MNKKNILLISYFFPPFAGGGVVRIKSIFNFLIEKNYNVSVLTATSDSYPAFYELEPENSESKKITRIKLPFSKNIVGSMNKHIVSTTKTSSGSNIKKKIKSFFVPDEYAFWAFKSARAGIKLCKKEKIDVLFCTGPPFSAFLSGYLISKFYNCDLMLDYRDLWTQNPFLKKSFLANKLNRFLERKILRKAKYVITTNPKAETQLRNFEPKIAKKINVIHNGYVYKPSITEIAYPFLNNSGFINIVYSGSLTKNRTPEYFFEALQSFKKYNFKISFLGFFDVEHYSLIDKYGLKEKVDVLGSKTFQESYDYLVKNADVLLVFQRNSDGGKTAIPGKLYEYLAMQKPVLCYDDDEGAMTDFLNTLGLKTIRYNDVNASKLLMDKIFSDYSGFLKSQRLSNDMIEKFDRKNQNEKLINLLS; encoded by the coding sequence TTGAATAAAAAAAATATACTTCTCATTTCATATTTCTTTCCTCCTTTTGCAGGCGGAGGTGTTGTAAGAATCAAAAGCATTTTTAACTTCCTGATTGAAAAAAATTATAATGTTTCCGTGCTGACTGCCACAAGTGATTCTTATCCTGCATTTTACGAATTGGAACCGGAAAACTCTGAATCAAAAAAAATTACCCGCATTAAGCTCCCTTTTAGTAAAAACATTGTTGGAAGTATGAACAAACATATTGTCTCAACTACAAAAACTTCTTCCGGTTCAAATATAAAAAAGAAAATTAAAAGTTTTTTTGTGCCCGATGAATATGCTTTCTGGGCTTTTAAATCTGCCCGTGCGGGGATTAAGCTTTGTAAAAAAGAAAAAATCGATGTTCTTTTTTGCACAGGACCTCCATTCTCTGCGTTTTTATCAGGATATTTGATTTCAAAATTTTATAACTGTGATTTAATGCTTGATTACAGAGATTTGTGGACTCAGAATCCCTTTCTAAAAAAATCTTTTCTTGCAAATAAGCTAAACAGATTTTTAGAAAGAAAAATTTTGAGGAAAGCAAAATATGTTATTACAACTAACCCAAAAGCAGAAACTCAGTTAAGGAACTTTGAACCAAAAATTGCAAAAAAAATTAACGTAATACATAATGGATATGTTTATAAACCATCAATCACAGAAATTGCATATCCGTTTTTGAATAACTCAGGATTTATAAATATTGTTTATTCCGGAAGTCTCACCAAAAACAGAACCCCAGAATATTTCTTTGAAGCTTTGCAGTCATTTAAAAAATATAACTTTAAAATTTCTTTTCTTGGCTTCTTTGATGTTGAGCACTACAGTTTAATAGACAAATACGGGTTGAAAGAAAAAGTTGATGTTCTCGGCTCAAAAACATTTCAGGAAAGTTATGACTATCTTGTTAAAAATGCGGATGTGCTGCTTGTTTTTCAAAGGAACTCAGATGGCGGAAAAACTGCGATTCCAGGAAAATTATACGAATATTTGGCTATGCAAAAACCTGTTCTTTGTTATGATGACGATGAGGGTGCAATGACGGATTTTTTAAATACGCTCGGATTAAAAACAATCAGATATAATGATGTTAATGCATCTAAATTATTGATGGATAAAATCTTTTCTGATTATTCAGGATTCCTGAAATCACAACGGCTTTCAAATGATATGATAGAAAAATTTGACAGAAAGAATCAGAATGAAAAACTAATTAATTTATTAAGCTGA
- a CDS encoding O-antigen ligase family protein yields MAYFELNKTSNNDIKAILIFLLLSLIAQAYYFSNDTDIFRLISIGSVAFFFFYAVTKLHTDEFYITALFIAASSIITGFAGRELKEIVLVPLFICFLIFKKNKLKPLPLLFILYAIFGMIAFFTNFEMPNYFEVSSDQSTGFQSRWWIISSLICFLIGYLFTENLDRNKFIKFIFYFFLTVLSVSLVMYALNIEKIPFFNSFVWSNNIEFNRFGILSNSGLIVCIFIVSGFMKEKKIRYLFFLLGVLGTLFGGGRASFIALLVIVCIYFLVSDSISKFVKIGVTAGLILFVISYKQLGIENELPNNIRRAMEFSDFETIYSAITSNYDTKNFNVFTTGDNLGDTYGSSFGRLTAWIIAMEGINKNPFFGNGIENSYNPGVGEDEYHFESLVYSGGLHNVFFSLAYTWGIPACILFLIMLVMAIIYTFKEYLKDRNVFFGFLTFYLIASFVQGFMGDIHYDYFFMLIFGLVFSEKYYSTQKEVE; encoded by the coding sequence TTGGCATATTTCGAATTAAATAAAACAAGCAACAACGACATAAAAGCTATCCTCATTTTTCTATTGTTGTCATTGATAGCGCAGGCTTATTATTTCAGCAATGATACTGATATTTTTAGATTGATATCGATTGGTTCGGTTGCTTTCTTTTTTTTCTATGCAGTTACAAAATTACATACTGATGAGTTTTACATTACTGCATTATTTATTGCAGCTTCATCCATTATAACGGGATTTGCAGGAAGAGAATTAAAAGAAATAGTTTTAGTTCCTCTGTTTATTTGCTTTTTGATCTTCAAAAAAAATAAATTAAAACCGCTTCCTCTTCTTTTTATTTTATATGCAATTTTCGGAATGATAGCTTTTTTCACTAATTTCGAAATGCCTAATTATTTTGAGGTATCATCTGACCAATCTACAGGCTTTCAATCGAGGTGGTGGATTATTTCATCACTTATCTGTTTTTTAATCGGATATTTATTTACCGAAAATCTTGATAGAAATAAGTTCATTAAATTCATTTTTTATTTCTTCCTCACAGTGCTTTCCGTCTCTTTAGTAATGTATGCTCTTAACATTGAGAAAATTCCTTTCTTCAATTCATTTGTATGGAGTAACAACATTGAGTTTAACCGCTTTGGGATTTTATCGAACTCGGGATTAATTGTTTGTATTTTTATTGTGTCCGGATTTATGAAAGAAAAAAAAATAAGATATTTATTTTTCCTTCTTGGGGTTTTAGGAACATTATTCGGCGGCGGGCGGGCATCATTTATTGCGCTTTTAGTTATTGTGTGTATATATTTCCTTGTTTCGGATTCTATAAGTAAGTTTGTTAAAATTGGCGTTACTGCCGGACTAATACTTTTTGTCATAAGTTATAAACAGCTTGGTATAGAAAACGAATTACCGAATAACATTCGTCGCGCAATGGAGTTTAGCGATTTTGAAACAATATATTCTGCAATAACTTCAAACTATGATACGAAGAATTTTAACGTGTTTACGACCGGTGATAATCTTGGTGATACTTACGGAAGTTCTTTTGGACGGCTGACTGCATGGATAATTGCAATGGAAGGGATAAATAAAAACCCATTTTTTGGAAACGGTATTGAGAATAGTTATAATCCCGGTGTTGGCGAAGATGAGTATCACTTTGAAAGTCTGGTTTATTCGGGGGGATTGCATAATGTATTTTTCTCTCTCGCCTACACGTGGGGAATTCCCGCCTGCATATTGTTTTTGATTATGTTGGTTATGGCAATTATTTATACGTTCAAAGAATATCTAAAAGACAGAAATGTTTTTTTTGGTTTCCTTACTTTTTATCTGATTGCGTCCTTTGTTCAGGGTTTTATGGGTGATATACATTATGATTATTTTTTCATGCTTATTTTTGGACTCGTCTTTTCCGAAAAATATTATTCAACACAAAAAGAAGTTGAATAA
- a CDS encoding heparinase II/III family protein, with product MNIVNRAVNKVNVILNNNIDHLKTVFGSSYKNYNETVSASYVDINLLSVERLNSNITSILIENYLTHKFDILGSGWVDVNHSAEHQTLFRNNLADIEQNILPEFSDEYKFINWHKDFKSGYEWDSKVFCKKIKIGKQQGVDIKIPWELARLHHLVQLAVFSIKKTKFTNQCITEFQNQISDFYINNPAGYGVNWTCAMDVGIRAANMAIAYDLFNQLDTENLFTESFKVMFYNCLFEHCKFVSNNLEYSDKLTTNHYLANIAGLLIASLYLKENAETNHWIYFSVTEIISEFDKQFYNDGGNFESSSSYHRLSLEMVIYSVGYITAFYNIDKKRFTRIFDDKSFNDINNFLGNNFIEKLGKAINFLNDLIKPDGNIAQIGDNDSGRFVKLTPSGNILNDIELKEYLNLIDKKFDSRNYFNENNLECRNTLSSAFGLIAIEELSEYKNLYPLEYSFIKSLTGENIIKSKSVDYKNAESITTELKINFDNYFSKETVIKNSGNLSLKDGLEFRFYPESGIVVYKSDALHMIVYSTTPGQNGIGGHTHLDKGSIELFLNGKEIFSDPGSYLYTSNLEMRNKFRAMEAHNGIIIKDENIMSKLRNSLKINPFMLNLKYAVEFIEVNSSHLFLKIKYEYFEHMREIIINDDSIIVKDFCSVDFEQNFNKFEYFSDGYGKLKKTKA from the coding sequence GTGAATATAGTAAACAGAGCGGTAAATAAAGTTAATGTTATTTTAAATAATAACATTGACCATTTAAAAACGGTATTCGGCAGTTCATATAAAAACTATAATGAAACTGTTTCTGCTTCATATGTCGATATTAATTTATTAAGTGTTGAAAGACTTAATTCGAATATTACAAGTATACTAATTGAAAACTATCTAACACACAAGTTCGATATTCTTGGTTCGGGTTGGGTCGATGTTAATCACAGTGCAGAACATCAGACATTGTTTAGAAATAATCTTGCTGATATCGAACAAAATATTTTACCGGAATTTTCAGATGAATATAAATTCATTAATTGGCATAAAGATTTTAAGAGTGGTTATGAATGGGATTCAAAAGTTTTTTGTAAAAAAATAAAAATAGGAAAACAACAAGGTGTCGATATAAAAATTCCATGGGAGCTCGCAAGACTTCACCATCTGGTTCAATTAGCGGTATTTTCTATCAAAAAAACTAAGTTTACAAATCAATGCATCACTGAGTTTCAAAATCAGATTTCAGATTTTTATATTAATAACCCCGCGGGGTATGGCGTCAACTGGACTTGTGCAATGGATGTAGGAATAAGAGCTGCTAATATGGCTATCGCTTATGATTTATTTAATCAGCTTGATACGGAAAATTTATTTACGGAATCATTCAAGGTTATGTTTTACAATTGCTTGTTCGAACATTGTAAATTTGTATCCAATAATCTCGAATATTCCGATAAACTGACAACCAATCATTATCTCGCAAACATTGCAGGGCTTTTAATTGCTTCGCTTTATCTTAAAGAGAACGCAGAAACAAATCACTGGATTTATTTTTCGGTTACAGAAATTATTTCAGAATTTGATAAACAATTTTATAATGACGGTGGAAATTTTGAATCGTCAAGCTCTTATCACAGGTTAAGTCTTGAAATGGTTATTTATTCTGTTGGGTATATAACTGCATTTTATAATATAGATAAAAAAAGATTCACTAGAATTTTTGATGATAAGAGTTTTAATGACATTAATAATTTCTTAGGAAATAATTTTATTGAAAAACTCGGGAAAGCAATAAATTTCTTAAACGATTTGATAAAACCTGACGGAAACATCGCGCAGATAGGCGACAATGACAGTGGCAGATTTGTTAAATTAACTCCATCAGGAAATATTTTAAATGATATTGAGTTAAAAGAATATTTAAATCTTATAGATAAAAAATTTGATTCACGGAATTATTTTAATGAAAATAATTTAGAATGCAGAAATACTTTATCGTCTGCTTTCGGTTTAATAGCTATCGAAGAACTGTCAGAATATAAAAACTTATATCCTCTTGAGTATTCTTTTATTAAATCATTAACTGGTGAAAATATTATTAAATCAAAATCTGTAGATTATAAAAATGCTGAAAGTATAACAACAGAATTAAAAATTAATTTTGATAATTATTTTAGTAAAGAAACAGTAATAAAAAACTCAGGCAATCTTTCTTTAAAAGACGGACTTGAATTCAGATTTTATCCTGAAAGCGGAATCGTTGTTTATAAATCAGATGCATTGCATATGATAGTTTATTCAACTACACCCGGACAAAATGGAATCGGAGGACACACGCATCTCGATAAAGGGAGCATCGAATTATTTTTAAACGGCAAGGAAATTTTTTCAGACCCGGGTTCTTATCTATATACTTCAAATCTCGAAATGAGAAATAAATTCAGAGCAATGGAAGCTCATAACGGAATAATAATTAAAGATGAAAACATTATGTCTAAATTACGGAATTCATTGAAAATTAATCCATTTATGCTTAATCTGAAATATGCTGTTGAGTTTATTGAAGTAAATAGTTCTCATTTATTTTTAAAGATAAAGTATGAATATTTTGAGCATATGAGAGAAATTATTATTAACGACGATTCTATTATAGTAAAAGACTTTTGTTCTGTTGATTTTGAGCAGAACTTTAATAAATTTGAATATTTTTCCGACGGATACGGAAAATTAAAAAAAACTAAAGCTTAA
- a CDS encoding oligosaccharide flippase family protein: MKQSLTGLIKNKTLHNISMVFVSQIGSKILIALSLVIVLRYITQDEFGMISLIQSLIVIGSGVFLQGLNFSFITKLAGAKSNIEEQKKFSASNFYSTILIGIVLSICFYLVIMVKPEILKEYGRQNVYSLLIIAGILGTSLVNFITAYYQGRELFRFSAAITFLQALFIILSYLILIYLDLISLPAVLIVIAATPCMFFLFTAFMNRKVLLSSNFNFNIVKKEIYGSRYYILYSSLLVIASQLDILMMSRFFSFKDVGEYSVASKLYSFFIIGLASIHTVLLPKFSSLKSINEMKALLVKSMRFTVPAAFGLVIIVLLTSNWIIRIFAGSQYEEAQVPLIILSVSAGFSLILSPSANILFAVSKVRVLVLSGIMLLVVAFLCHTFITSRFGADGAAISTLISYLTINGFLFLYVFKLN; this comes from the coding sequence ATGAAACAAAGTTTAACGGGACTGATAAAAAATAAAACACTGCACAACATCAGCATGGTGTTTGTTTCTCAGATCGGTTCAAAAATCTTAATTGCCTTATCTTTAGTCATTGTTCTCAGGTATATTACTCAGGATGAGTTTGGAATGATATCTCTTATTCAGTCGCTTATCGTAATTGGTTCAGGAGTCTTCCTGCAGGGATTGAATTTTTCTTTCATAACAAAATTAGCTGGTGCTAAATCAAATATCGAAGAACAAAAAAAGTTCTCTGCTTCGAATTTTTATTCGACAATCCTTATAGGTATTGTACTTTCAATATGCTTTTATCTTGTTATAATGGTTAAGCCTGAGATATTAAAAGAATATGGCAGACAAAATGTTTATTCTTTATTAATCATAGCGGGGATACTCGGAACTTCATTGGTTAATTTCATAACTGCTTATTATCAAGGGAGAGAGCTTTTCAGGTTTTCTGCAGCGATTACTTTTCTGCAGGCGTTGTTTATAATTTTATCATATCTGATTTTAATTTATCTCGATTTAATTTCTTTACCTGCAGTTTTGATTGTGATAGCAGCAACACCGTGTATGTTTTTTTTGTTTACTGCTTTTATGAATAGGAAAGTTTTATTAAGCAGTAACTTTAATTTTAATATTGTTAAAAAAGAGATTTACGGTTCTCGCTATTATATTTTATACAGCTCGCTTCTTGTGATTGCAAGCCAGCTTGATATATTAATGATGTCAAGATTTTTTTCATTTAAAGATGTGGGTGAGTACAGTGTTGCATCGAAGCTTTATTCTTTTTTCATTATCGGTCTTGCTTCCATTCACACGGTTCTTCTTCCAAAATTTTCTTCTTTGAAAAGCATTAATGAAATGAAAGCGCTTTTAGTAAAATCTATGCGTTTCACTGTCCCCGCTGCTTTTGGGCTTGTCATCATCGTTTTGCTGACATCAAATTGGATTATTAGGATATTTGCCGGCAGTCAATATGAGGAAGCACAGGTGCCGTTAATAATTTTGTCAGTATCCGCCGGTTTTTCATTAATATTAAGTCCGTCCGCAAACATTTTATTTGCAGTTTCAAAAGTACGGGTCTTGGTTCTATCAGGTATTATGCTTCTTGTTGTGGCATTTCTTTGCCATACATTTATCACCAGCAGATTTGGTGCAGACGGCGCAGCAATCTCTACCCTGATATCTTACCTTACGATTAACGGATTTTTGTTTTTATATGTTTTTAAGTTAAATTAA